The Pelodiscus sinensis isolate JC-2024 chromosome 27, ASM4963464v1, whole genome shotgun sequence DNA segment CTGTCTGACCATCTCATTTTCACACTGGCGTATGTACGTACGTAAGACAAGTTGCtcttggagcagccccctcctccaGACTGTGCATCACAGCTTTCTCCTCCACCGGGAAGCTGAGCAGCAAAGTGGAGTCAAAGGGAATATAGTATATAAATCATGAAGACTATTTCAGTCTTCTCGGCTGATCCCCCCCCCTGTTCAAGAAGCAATTTCACAGGAGGCTTCCTTGGAAGGGCAAGAGGAATTAAACCGAAGGAAAGACCCCAGCCTTACAGAACCTAAGGGCCTCTTGTCTGGTGTACTCTCACCTGCTTTGGATGAAACCACCACGATGCTGCCCGTGCTCTCCTTCAGCATGGGCAGGGCCGAGACCGTCATGGCCACGTAGCTGAGAAAGTTAGTCTCCAGGAGCTTTCGTATGTGCTCCACGTCTCCATTGAAGTAGTTAAAGTAGGTGTAACCGATGTGATTGAGGATCAGCATGTCTAGGCCCCCTGAAAGCAAAGTGGAGCGTTTTTAGCCTCCACTGGaccaaggcagggcagggggtgtatAAGAAGCAGAGGAAAGCAATGCCTTCTCAAACTGCCTGGGAGGCCTTGCCCGCAGAGTCCTGCCCCCATTCATTGCCTCGGAGTCAGCCCTGAATTGCCAGCCTTCcatgtgctctggggctggggcagaggaggaggtgcctgcctgcctgcccactcaCCTGCCCCATGCTTCTGAAGAGCCAGGGCCAtgtgctgcctgctctccctgtgcttaggggtgggggaaagagttaGGGGGCCAGGCCGTAAGCGGcctgagcttgggggggggggagtcatgcCTAGGGTGGAGGTTGCTCCTTTGGGGGGAGTTGGCTCCCATGGGCACCATTGGTGGTAGAAGTGGGATCTCAGGCAGAAAGGGCATGGCTGGAGGCTTGGCTCCCCCATCCCTAGGTTGACCCACAGCCCGTGGGCTGGACCAAAACGAAGAACCTGTTTAATGAACTTGTGCCCTCATCATTTGGTCCCAGGACACACGGCATAGCATAGACCTTTTACTAGGTTCAAGGAAGGAGAAAATACCCTTAATTAATAGCTATGGGCACTTATTATTCTCCAGAGATTAACTGCACCTCACATTGTGTTGCATCAGTGGTTTGAGTCTGCAAGTACATCTCAAAAAACAACCCTCTTATTTAGTCTCTAACATCCTGTGAAAAATGACAAGCAAACAATGTCACCACATTATCTAGCATATGTTGCCAGCAATATTAATAAGAATGCTTCAAGTACGAGTATACTTCGGATTGACCATAGTAGATCTCCTCAAAACACTGAAACAGTTCAACGGCTCTTCCTCTCTGGAGACCTACATGGATAGCCTGGGAGTTAGTGGGAAGTGAAAATAAGACTGGGGTTATTTGTTGCTATTGCCTGTGAAGGAGCAAGGGGAGATTTCCAGACAGCAAGTATAACCCACACATCCGCTGGGGTGTGGGTCACTGTGCCATGTAGCGGcattgagaccacttacagagagagagaatgggtttcttctgcagccttagctgagagccagctggcttttagctcaagtggttcatgcactgagctccagaggtccccgGTTTGGTTCCGCCTGTCGGCATTACACCACCACTTAACATACCCCATAGTTGTTTGGCTTCCTTCACTACAGCCTCTGCCAGTCTCATGTCTTCCATGCTGCCATTCACATAGTGAGCAGATGCGGCGCCCAGCTCCAGACACTGTGCGACAACCTGAGACAAACGCAACATTCAGAGAGGGGCTCCCCATCCATTTAGAGCAGGAGTATCCTTTGGAGTTTCAAGGGATACCTGGCTGCATGGACAGGGCGGTTAGGTTGTCCGACGTGGGTGCATAGAGTCAGATTCCTAGCTGGTGTGAATATGTGGACAGCAATGGAATTACACCATGCAGCCTTTTGGTCCTGGGCCTCTGCCTGAAAAAAGTTGGGTAAGCCCTAATTCTGCAAACATTTGGCTATAAAGTGTCACATTTTTCATGGTATTTTAGCAAATGGTTATTTTTGCACAGCCCTTGTATTAGCACCGGACACCGGAGACTCGGACATAGCAATCAGAGATTAGTAATTATATTGGTCACCTTTTCCTGTCAATATTTATGTAAGAAAATAACGTGCCCTCTACAGTTCTGTTTCTCGCTTAAAAATTTAAGTAACTAAAATTTTGAATGTTGGTAAAAATGACAAGGTTCTAATCAGCTCTTTGCACTAGTTTTTCCCAAGTAGCTATGTATAAACTATCGATCCTTCAATGCAATCCACTAATTAGTCTCTGCATGTACGCCAGGAGCGGGGCAGATAAGTCCCTTTGCAGAAGCGGGACTTGGAACAAGCATGGAGCTTTTACATTTAACAGTGTTTGACTGGAATAAACAGTAAGAACAAGTAACAAGAAGTGAGAAATCATTACTTTCTCAAAAGCTCGTAGCTCAAAAATGGCCTGTCCAAATAGACCTCTCAACTTTCAGTAACAGTTTCTTCTGGGCAAGAGACATGAAACTGGGGAAAAATTAATGAGCGGAAGGAAAAGGGACATAATTATGtccaaacaaaatacaggactatgcagcactttaaagactaacaagatggtttattagatgatgagttttcgtgggccagactcacttcctcagatcaaattgtggaagaaaattggcatgagtGATCTTTGTCTTACGTTGCCAGCACCAGGGACACCAGATGAAGGTGTAAGAAACCTGGCAGTGGTCAGTGAAAAACAAACTTTGAATCGGCAGTGGGTGGCAATTGGAAAATAGGCTTCTGTTGGAAAATATGGTATCACCGTCATTGAGACGTGACTGCATCTGCACAAGCTGGGTATGAGTCTGAGCATGTGAACCTCTTTAATCAGGTATCCCCGTCCACGCAATGTATCTGTCGTCCTGGGAGCTAAGTGCAACGGGAGTGTTCggccagtgtttcccaagtggggttctgtgaagtgaaactctgggttccgtgagaaaattcgACTCCCCGGCCCTCTGCAGAGCCCGTAGGCAGCTCTTGTTGgagctgtgctggtgggggcgggCTTCTGTCGGCGTGCCTCTCTGGCCGCTGCACCACCCACAGCGGCTGCTCCGCCACCACGCGGCCCCCTCCTCACCCCGCAGGACTGCCCCATCCCATGGAGCCTCCAGTGCcacacagcctcctcctcctcgtacACAGGCGGCGGCTTGTTACAGTGGCCGCTGCttccgggaggggaggggtggccagGTCCAAGGTGCCAAGTAGCCGCTCCCGGACCTCGGCATTTCTAAACTGCTGCCTGCACCACGGCAGGGGCCGTGCAAAACtcagctggggctctgctccccccccatcagGGCATGCTCAGGCTCGCTGCCCCCCATGCGCTGCCACTCTCTCTTCCCCGTGCAACTTCCCACCCTGCTGGGGAAGCGGCAGAGTCTGGTCTAGAGGGGAAGGTCGGGGTTTCTACCCCCCCCACCGCCGCCCTGCCAGCGGGAAGcctgacctggtgctgcagctgcgctgAGATCCCCGCTGCATGCGGGGGTACGGGGGATGACTGagctccctctcccgccccccctgcTGGGGGAACAAGAgcgtgctgcctggaggcttcccctgctGCAGCGGGATGCCAAGCCAGGCAAGTGTCCCCCCTCaggcccagaccccacacccaaaccTGCTCACttgctcccctcctctgccaatTCCCTGTTTGCTCTGACATCCTGATCCACATAGAAGACTGTTCTTAGGGGTGCCGCAAAATTCATTTgcatttaaaagggttccgtggccaaatacaATTGGGAAGCACTGGCTAGCCATTTACTTTCTGAAGCTTGGCTTCTGTCCGGGCTGTGACCAGAACGTGAGCTCCCATCTGTGCCAGGTGATAAGCCATCTGCTCTCCAATTCCACTGCTGGCGCCAGTGATGATCACTCGCTTTCCTCTCAGCATCTCTGCAGAGTAGCGCATGGCAAATGTTACTTGCCCCACTAACCTCATGCACAAAAACACTTGCGCCCAAAAGACTAGTGAAACCAATTATTCCTGACCCAAACCATACAAGTACAGCCTCAGTTCCACCCGTCCTCTTCCTCTCAGATCTTGTCTACACTTGAGTGTCTACAACTAAAGCAAGCTAAAACCAAACTCGGACAACTACACACTCTAATCACCTAAAATCGGGGCTCCGAAAGCATTTAAAGTTTGGATCTAGAACTCACAACTGATCTTTGTTGCTCCAATGAGGCAAGCGTAGCCCCCAAACCCATTTCCTCAGCTAGTGTACATCAGTATGGCTCCATTGTCCGCAGCTGAATTCTGTGGCTGAGTCCCATCGTGAATTTGAAAATGAGGCATGTTAGATTTCATGGTGCTAAACTCTGCATGCACTGGATTCTAAGTTCGACTTTGTTGATTACAAATATCTTGCCTTAGAAACTTCTGCCCCAAATAAATCCCCTCTATTCAACTGCAAACTAGAATACGCCTGCCCTTTTCTACTACCGATTGAACCCCTCTAATCCAGAACttcctggtccagaaaattccgCCATCCAGAATgagtttagttagccagatgtccacttttcatgggtgtggccaagtttccatgaagtttgtttacagccaacagTCCCAGCTCTCAAAATTCTGTgctacttagctctaatttacttctAAATGCCCTCTAACAGCcaagtaagcagtgaaagtgttggtcatgctgctagataatattgacctcccatagtttggcaaattctcctGTTTGAAACTGGTccggtcccgagggtgccggactagagaagttcaacgtGTATTACATAACTTGCAATGTTCTGCTAGAGAAAACAATATCATTTCAGGTGACATTCTCGGACATGCTTCATTTCAAAAGTCTACAGTCAGGAATTTGAAAGAGAACTGCAGCATTACCTCAGTGCAGATCCACTGGTTTTAAAGGACATTGGCTTGAATCCCTTACCTGGTTTAAAATCTTCCTTTGAATAAAAATAGACGGCCAAGAATAATCCCACGAGCGGAAGAAGAATCTTTAGCAACAGCCCCATCCTCCTGCAGAAAAACAAGCGTAAGAGATGAACACTGCAGGTCCCAGCACCACAGAAGCAGAGATGTATGAATATTTTGAAGCATAGGGAGCAAGTAAAGGCAGCTCTGAAAACAAACCTACACTGGCAGCTcacagcgctgtaactttctggctcaggggtgtggaagccctcctcccagcacaaGACGTTACAGGGCTTATAAAGCGCCAATGTGAACCAGGTTAAGGGTAGACAAAACCTTTAGCCTTGGTTTACTTTTTCTCCAGGTTAACAATTATTAACCTTTAAACAACAGTGTCCTTTGGGACCTCCTATTCCTTACTGCCTCTGTTCTTGCCATGGGCTGCCGTAGTGTCCTCTGAGCATGCTGAAGGAAGGATATCCTTTCTCTAAAAAGAACCAGCCTCTGAGAAAAAAGGGGTGGGTTTGTGAAGTTTGGTTCAGGACAATTGAATTCATATACTGGCTCTCACAGACACTTTTTCAAGCAGGCGCTTAATCTCAACCTGCCTTGGTTTCCCTGTCTGTATAATGGGGATGATACTTCCCGACCTCTTGGGGGTCTTgtgtccagtatttgtggcccctgtctggttttaaaacaaacaaaaaacaaaatatgtaaaacgtccggtattttctgtttttcttggatgtaAGGCCAGTGGGGAGATGTAATGgcacagtgacctttttttttttcctcaacgaGTTTGGTTTCcccgccatgtttgggattttttgtgaaagtatctgacaACCCTATTAACAATTAGGAAGTGCTCAAATGAGGACCATCTAAGAATCTCGACCAAACTTTTTAGTGTTTGTAGTACAAACTATGCAGGATTCTGTTATACAACCACTTATTTGTACAATACCCACCACATGCTAGATCATTTATACTTATACAAGAACACAGACTGTATGTTAAGGAGCATACATAGATGACACAGACATGCAGGGAAGGATTCACTGAAAAACAATGGACAAGCAGTCACACGAGATGTGTCTTGTAGCTATTTTTCTCCCTTATTAgaaagggggtgtgtgtggaaacGCTTCCCTGGGGAAATAGGGATTCGGAGAAGGTTTTCATAAGGAGGAGTGTAAAGGTGAAGAGGAGGAAGTTCTGGTGGACTGGATTGGGGTTGGAGGTTGTAAGGTTAGGGGAAAGAAGTAAATCAACACCTAAACTTCTATAGAAAATTAATGGAAAGTTATTGCTACTTGTTTGCTTTTGGGAGTAATTTGCATTTCAGCGAGGCAAAGTACAGTGTTTTCAGTGCATTTCTAGGCAGACAAGTGCTGTGAGCCATATCAAACCTCATTTATCTGGGGAGTTgcaagaaaacaaatctgagcaagGTCAGCTCAACTCAGCTCCAGTGGAAAACTCAAACATAGAGGGGGGGTTTCTGAATTGTTTCCCAAACACAATCCTTTTCAAATCCTTTCTTTTATGAactgaaagaggaaaaacaatccaCTTTCTAAACCAGGGGAGTCCACAGAGTCAAACCATAAAACCAGGCAAACTCTGCAAAGCTGCGTCCGAGAAAAGTACCCATGTATAATCTTTGGACCTTGTTCGTGAGTGCCTGCATGATAGAAAATATGCTCACCTTTAAAGACAGTCTGCAGACTTGCTCCCCGTCTGCGAAAATGCCAATGGTTGGAGTGGATTGCCTTTTGCACTGTTTACCCTAGCCTTGCTTTGGAGGGCATCGTTGTGTTTACACATTGAAAAAGAGGAGGGGTTTGTACCAGAAAAGAATGAGTTCCTCTTGGAAAACCAGTTGCAATGTATCTTCAGCTGGTGTTTTGTTGAAATTTTTGGTTTGTCCTTTGGCAGCGGAGATCCCGAGATCCGCAGGGGAAGATTTCTGGCTGATTGGCTGAGTCAAGAAAGTAAAGACATGTTCAGTGACTGCCAACaacctttttaaaagaaagagaaagggggagacctggagaataaacattttaaaagggaaCTAGAAATAGAAATCTGGTGGGTTGAGGGGGAGAATGGGAAAGTGAATGGGTGGAGGATGAGGGGAGTGAATGAGAAGATATGCACATATTCTGTCTTGGTAGACATTAACAAAACTCAGGCCTTATCTGCTTTGGAAAAAAATTGCACCTGCCAAACTAAAATGAGTTTTTAAAGTGATGTCATCTCAGTGGTTCAAGCTCCTGTCTGGATGCTCTGAATCCAGTTTAAGTATTTTGTCTATGCAATGGGGCAATGTCAACCTAATTTATGAAACTCCAGCGACGTGAGtactgtagctggagtcgacgtccCTTAGGTTGAGTTGCCGGAGAGTCTCCACTACAAGGTGTTGATGGGACAAACTCTCCTCTTGAGTTCCTTTAAGGTTCTTGTTTCAGAGGAGTACCTGAGTTAATGAAAGAGCAATGGGTGGTCAATTTAGTGATTCCCCTTTAAGTGTGGACAAGCTCCTACTTGGCTGCGGACACTCAGCCCCTCTGAAAATGAGGCCACCTGGCTTTGGAAGGAAATCGGTCATGAGgaaacattagggatgttaaaaatatgGGAACTGTGTAGCTACTAAAAATCTTAGGGGTTACACACATTGCAGAGCCTCAGCAAAACCTCCACGAGAGCAGGGCTTCCAGTccctgcccatctggctcctggggaggagactttgctgcCCTGACACAGTGAAGCCACCCCCACAGAACTGGCTGAGTTAACAGATAAGCCTCAGTTTATGGGTTAAACGGTTCGTCAGTTATACTCTATCATCCCTAGTAATCATGTTATGTTTCTGGAGTAGAAATTGTCTTTTTTCCTGGGACAGGAAACTAGTTTTTCCACGTTACAGCGCGGTCTCCAGGAGCTGGAGAAACAGGAAGGAATTGCCATCTTCATTTAAAACACAAAGTGCTGCCTGTTTGCTGAAGAAACTCAAACCAAAGATTTTCAAGACAAATGTAGACAGAATTCTGCTGTGAAAATGATCTTGCCCCAGCGTGCTTGATCAAAAGGGCCATCCTAATATTGATAAGGCATTTCCTCCTTCTGTGCATTTCAGCTCTCCCTTCTGCAAGGGTATTATCTGCCAGGAGAGGGAGGTATGGGATAGAGTATACTCCTTTCCCTTCTGCAAGGGTCTCTTCCTGGGCAGCTGACACATACATAGACTATCAACGGTGCAACCAGTCGAGCCTAATTCCTTTAAATAGAAATGTCTCATACAGACTGCAATGAGGCCAGGGGGGTGCGGGTAAAGGCCATAAGCATTGCATTTCACTGGCCAGGTCAGCTGGGCTTTTACTCTGTTCAAATGCAGAGCAGTGTGAGCCTAAGGCAGAGTTAGAGTAGGAAATGCAAAGGTGCCCAATTAAAAAATCTTCTCCACAAGCATGACTTCACCATgctcccagcagcaggagcaggagtgcctGCGTTTGTATCCTGTCATGGCCAGGAATGGCATATGGCACCCctgggtgccatttcagattttggtgggggtaggggggaagGCGGGGAAACGGTGCACACTGATAGTGGGCAGGTATGGGGGGACAGACTGAGGACAGCAGCTTctgcagtgttactgagcatgcttaaTACAAGTCAAGCAGCAAATGGAGGGGGGACCCtatccaccctcccccacaaacatCTTTTTCCAGGGGCTTCTGAGGAACTTACAAActagggtgtgttttttttccagcaaataatttagcaattagctgacaggagcactgtatctaattcttatataaaagaaagaaaatcaaataaatattagacccactcagtgctaacactaacatattctgacaccttgtggcaagtcactcacgggacactggttagccttaacgtTGTAATGTTCATTcctactttgttactaactctgctgagagagagaaagagactgtCGGGACTCCTGGCTCTCTCTCAGCTCTAGTGGggtacagcagggggcagatacaaCTGGGTTGTATGTAAGACCATCAGAaaggccatagtgggtcagaccaatggcccatctagcccagtgtcctgtcctccaacagtggccaatgccccagaggaaatgaacagaacagggaatcatcaactgATCCCACCCCTGggacccattcccagcttctggcagacagaggctacggacaccattcctgccctgcctggctagtagccattgatggacctttcctCCTTGAAATTATTTCATTCTTATTGGTactctgttatagtttgggcctttccaccatcctctggcaaagagttccacaggttgacaatgaagaaataatttattttcttttacatttgCTGCCTATACATATCATTAGGTGACCACCTTGTGTTACgagaaacttaaaaacaacaaatagtctggtagcacttgaaagactaacaaaacatgtcgatggcaTCTTGAGCAtttactatctacatgttttgtttgtctttaaagtgctactagactgcttgttgttgtttaagtttttcctgttacagactaacccggctacccctctgaagcttcttgtgttatgttagtgaaggagtaaatatAATTTCCTTAATTCTATTTTTCCACTCCATTCATcattttctagacatctaacatatccttccaccctttagtcatttcttcttcaagctgaaaagtcccaatcttttaaatctctcctcatatggaagctgttccttacccctaatcatttctgttgctcttctgtgtACCTTTTCCCAATCTAATGTAGCCTTCTTTTTTTAGATCAGGTGACCAGCACTgtttgcagtattcaagatgtggcatGCCATGACATTGTATAGAGTctttcttattatctatccctttcctaatgattctcaatattctgttagctttttagactcccactgcatattgagtggattttttttcaggaaactaTTCACAATCAgtccaagatccctttcttgaatggtaacagctgaTTTAGATCCTATCATTTTGCATGTATGGTTGGGATTATATTTCCCCCTGTGCATTACttggcatttatcaacattgaattccacctgcccttgtgttgcccaatcacccagttttaagagatccctttgtaactctttgcagtcagctttgga contains these protein-coding regions:
- the HSD11B1 gene encoding 11-beta-hydroxysteroid dehydrogenase 1 → MGLLLKILLPLVGLFLAVYFYSKEDFKPEMLRGKRVIITGASSGIGEQMAYHLAQMGAHVLVTARTEAKLQKVVAQCLELGAASAHYVNGSMEDMRLAEAVVKEAKQLWGGLDMLILNHIGYTYFNYFNGDVEHIRKLLETNFLSYVAMTVSALPMLKESTGSIVVVSSKAGKIGIPFAASYSATKFALDGFFSSLRQELIIENINVSITLCILGHIATETSQKMASHVLRSPAALKEECALEIIKSGALRKRELHYPYSSVKIPLLIRDWAPEFLDSLTRNNLNVENVKRS